One Georgenia wutianyii DNA segment encodes these proteins:
- the dop gene encoding depupylase/deamidase Dop, whose translation MTVRRMMGIETEYGVLEPGHPMANPMALSAAVVVAYAQTVATARWDYEGEDPLADARGFRLDRAAAHPDQLTDSPADLAARLGPYHRRRPGPEERPGPMTSLVLTNGARLYVDHAHPEYSSPEVTGPRAAVLWDRAGEEVMRRAAATLAAEPAMPDVALYKNNVDGKGQSYGTHENYLMDRAVPFGDVVRYLTPFLVTRQVFTGSGRVGLGPRSEVPGFQLSQRADYVENDVGLETTFNRPIINTRDEPHADAERYRRLHVIVGDANLLETATYLKLATTSLVLWLLEQDAVPLALDTVALDDAVAETRLVSHDTTLTHRLTLADGRQMTALEIQRLYLETIREALGPDVDEETRDVLARWDSVLTRLRQDPMSCAADVEWVAKLRLLEGMRRRDGLGWEHPRLAALDLQWSDVRPERSIYQRLAASGAVERLVTQEDVDAAVHTPPHDTRAWFRGETVRRYGAGVAAAGWESVVLDVPGTEHLVRLPMAEPARGTRAHVGEALDASPDVATLLEELRRRHR comes from the coding sequence ATGACCGTGCGCCGGATGATGGGCATCGAGACCGAGTACGGGGTGCTCGAGCCGGGCCACCCCATGGCCAACCCGATGGCGCTGTCGGCGGCGGTCGTCGTCGCCTACGCGCAGACTGTGGCCACCGCCCGCTGGGACTACGAGGGGGAGGACCCGCTGGCCGACGCCCGCGGCTTCCGCCTCGACCGCGCCGCGGCCCACCCCGACCAGCTCACCGACTCCCCGGCTGACCTCGCCGCCCGGCTCGGGCCCTACCACCGGCGCCGGCCGGGGCCCGAGGAGCGGCCCGGGCCGATGACCTCCCTCGTCCTCACCAACGGCGCCCGTCTCTACGTCGACCACGCCCACCCGGAGTACTCCAGCCCCGAGGTCACCGGCCCGCGGGCCGCGGTGCTGTGGGACCGGGCCGGTGAGGAGGTCATGCGCCGCGCCGCCGCGACGCTGGCCGCCGAGCCGGCGATGCCCGACGTCGCCCTCTACAAGAACAACGTCGACGGCAAGGGCCAGTCCTACGGCACCCACGAGAACTACCTCATGGACCGCGCGGTGCCCTTCGGTGACGTCGTCCGCTACCTCACCCCGTTCCTCGTCACCCGCCAGGTCTTCACCGGTTCGGGCCGGGTGGGGCTCGGGCCGCGCTCGGAGGTGCCCGGCTTCCAGCTCTCCCAGCGCGCGGACTACGTGGAGAACGACGTCGGCCTGGAGACGACCTTCAACCGGCCGATCATCAACACCCGCGACGAGCCGCACGCCGACGCCGAGCGCTACCGCCGCCTCCACGTCATCGTCGGGGACGCCAACCTCCTCGAGACCGCCACCTACCTCAAGCTCGCCACGACCTCCCTGGTGCTGTGGCTGCTCGAGCAGGACGCCGTGCCGCTCGCCCTGGACACCGTCGCCCTCGACGACGCCGTCGCCGAGACGCGCCTGGTCAGCCACGACACCACCCTCACCCACCGGCTCACGTTGGCCGACGGGCGGCAGATGACCGCGCTGGAGATCCAGCGGCTCTACCTCGAGACGATCCGTGAGGCGCTCGGCCCGGACGTGGACGAGGAGACCCGCGACGTGCTCGCGCGCTGGGACTCGGTGCTCACCCGGCTCCGGCAGGACCCGATGTCCTGCGCCGCGGACGTCGAGTGGGTGGCCAAGCTCCGCCTTCTCGAGGGGATGCGGCGGCGCGACGGCCTGGGGTGGGAGCACCCGCGCCTGGCGGCGCTCGACCTCCAGTGGTCCGACGTGCGGCCCGAGCGCAGCATCTACCAGCGCCTCGCCGCGTCCGGCGCCGTCGAGCGGCTCGTCACCCAGGAGGACGTGGACGCGGCGGTGCACACCCCGCCGCACGACACCCGGGCCTGGTTCCGCGGTGAGACCGTGCGACGGTACGGCGCGGGCGTGGCAGCCGCCGGCTGGGAGTCGGTGGTGCTCGACGTCCCGGGCACCGAGCACCTCGTCCGCCTCCCGATGGCCGAGCCCGCACGGGGCACGCGCGCGCACGTGGGGGAGGCGCTGGACGCCAGCCCCGACGTCGCCACGCTCCTGGAGGAGCTGCGCCGCCGCCACCGCTGA
- a CDS encoding MmcQ/YjbR family DNA-binding protein has translation MAHPQMFEDDDPYLARVRAIALGFPDATEAVSHGRPTFRARKIFAVYGSSTKGDAATRVRYPRGLVLSPEDSERPALAEDPRFFLPAYYGPFGWVGLDLGYASPEEVDWQEVAELLDGSYRQVAGPRLVARLEQEGGPAGSAAP, from the coding sequence GTGGCGCATCCGCAGATGTTCGAGGACGACGACCCCTACCTCGCGCGCGTCCGGGCGATCGCCCTGGGCTTCCCCGACGCCACCGAGGCCGTCTCGCACGGCCGGCCCACGTTCCGGGCGCGCAAGATCTTCGCCGTCTACGGCAGCTCGACGAAGGGCGACGCCGCCACCCGGGTGCGCTACCCGCGGGGCCTGGTCCTCTCCCCGGAGGACAGCGAGCGGCCCGCCCTCGCGGAGGACCCGCGCTTCTTCCTGCCCGCCTACTACGGCCCCTTCGGGTGGGTCGGGCTCGACCTGGGCTACGCGTCGCCGGAGGAGGTCGACTGGCAGGAGGTCGCCGAGCTGCTCGACGGCTCCTACCGGCAGGTGGCCGGCCCCCGGCTCGTCGCCCGCCTCGAGCAGGAGGGAGGCCCCGCCGGCTCGGCAGCGCCCTGA
- a CDS encoding FUSC family protein gives MSDSARKRLALSRLRHGRRLPAPSWLLPRPVGPLLVWVARLTIASVVAYLLTVWLVDGDVDLTGALTALLVVQASAAASLRMGVVRVGAVLTGVLVAVTLSSWVGLTWWSLGAAVALALLLAAVLRLGDQRLETAISAMLILGTGGQDIAAETRVLTTLIGAGVGMAFNVLLPPPVPVRAAVTDVRNVAGSQAASLRAAASSMSRGPVTKGAVGAWLDEARTIARDMERTEAAISTVADLRRLNPRAIGAPEVEPVLRAGLDSLDRSLLAIRALFATMFAEAPEHETPDDGYGDDVRPAFAVLLGHVADCLDAFGALVEAEAERSEAEVERHLAETLDVAGEARAVLTELLLVDPREETGLWLLRGSILSAVDHVLDPMRLEDRVRIRAQHQSRRRRLTNPDAVLTRDVLVPQSAGRLRSLAGGPAHVTRRARLALRRAADRRPERPERPE, from the coding sequence GTGTCCGATTCCGCCCGCAAGCGCCTGGCGCTGAGCCGGCTGCGTCACGGTCGCCGGCTGCCGGCGCCGTCCTGGTTGCTGCCCCGGCCGGTCGGACCGCTCCTCGTGTGGGTGGCCAGGCTGACGATCGCCTCGGTCGTCGCCTACCTGCTGACGGTGTGGCTGGTCGATGGAGATGTCGACCTCACGGGTGCGCTCACCGCGCTCCTGGTGGTCCAGGCGTCGGCAGCGGCGAGCCTGCGGATGGGCGTGGTCCGCGTGGGGGCCGTCCTGACCGGCGTGCTGGTCGCGGTCACGCTGTCCTCGTGGGTGGGCCTGACCTGGTGGAGCCTGGGCGCGGCGGTCGCCCTGGCGCTGCTGCTGGCGGCGGTCCTGCGCCTGGGCGACCAGCGACTGGAGACGGCGATCAGCGCGATGCTCATCCTGGGGACCGGGGGACAGGACATCGCCGCGGAGACCCGCGTGCTCACCACCCTCATCGGTGCGGGCGTGGGGATGGCGTTCAACGTGCTCCTGCCACCACCCGTCCCCGTCCGGGCCGCGGTGACCGACGTGCGCAACGTCGCGGGCAGCCAGGCGGCGTCCCTGCGGGCCGCCGCCTCGTCGATGTCCCGGGGGCCGGTCACCAAGGGCGCGGTGGGTGCCTGGCTGGACGAGGCCCGCACCATCGCTCGGGACATGGAGCGCACGGAAGCGGCGATCAGCACGGTCGCGGACCTGCGGCGACTCAACCCCCGCGCGATCGGTGCCCCTGAGGTGGAACCGGTCCTGCGGGCCGGCCTGGACTCCCTCGACCGCTCCTTGCTCGCGATCCGTGCCCTCTTCGCCACCATGTTCGCCGAGGCTCCCGAGCACGAGACGCCCGACGACGGCTACGGCGACGACGTCCGCCCCGCGTTCGCCGTCCTGCTCGGTCACGTCGCGGACTGCCTCGACGCCTTCGGCGCGCTCGTCGAGGCCGAGGCGGAGCGCTCGGAGGCAGAGGTCGAGCGGCACCTGGCCGAGACGCTGGACGTCGCGGGTGAGGCCCGGGCCGTCCTCACCGAGCTGCTCCTCGTCGACCCGCGGGAGGAGACCGGCCTCTGGCTGCTCCGTGGCTCGATCCTCTCCGCGGTCGACCACGTGCTCGACCCGATGAGGCTGGAGGACCGCGTGCGGATCCGGGCGCAGCACCAGTCGCGCAGGAGACGCCTGACGAACCCGGACGCCGTCCTCACCCGCGACGTGCTGGTCCCACAGTCGGCCGGCCGCCTCCGCTCGCTCGCCGGCGGCCCCGCCCACGTCACTCGCCGGGCCCGGCTCGCGCTGCGGCGAGCCGCGGACCGGCGCCCGGAGCGTCCGGAGCGTCCGGAGTAG
- the arc gene encoding proteasome ATPase: MAEAGMDGFRTDRVKELEQQAASLATKNERLATALQGARERLETMQEQIDALSRPPASFATVLAVDVPAREVEVLSSGRHLRVAAAPSLPLGALRPGQQVRLNEALVAVQPGGYEETGELVAVKEVVDDARVLVVARSDDERVLRLAAPLRDTGIRVGDTLLADLRSGFALEHVERSEVEDLLLEETPDVDYGDIGGLGPQIEQIRDAVELPFRHPELYREHGLKPPKGVLLYGPPGCGKTLIAKAVATSLAGTGEDGRRKGSYFLNIKGPELLNKYVGETERQIRVIFARAREKAALGLPVVVFFDEMDSLFRTRGTGVSSDVETTVVPQLLAEIDGVEKLENVVIIGASNREDMIDPAILRPGRLDVKIKIERPDAAGAREILAKYLTADLPIHPEELARHDGDPRAVVAAMAEAVVARLYSTTHDNRFLEVTYASGDKEVLYFKDFASGAMMANIVDRAKKAAIKDLIATGERGLRTSHLLAGYAAEMRENEDLPSTTNPDDWARVAGRKGERIVFMRTLGSGGGTGEGAEPTRVVETRDYL; this comes from the coding sequence ATGGCCGAGGCGGGGATGGACGGGTTCCGGACCGACCGGGTCAAGGAGCTCGAGCAGCAGGCGGCCAGTCTCGCGACGAAGAACGAGCGGCTCGCCACGGCGCTCCAGGGGGCGCGTGAGCGCCTGGAGACCATGCAGGAGCAGATCGACGCCCTGTCCCGCCCGCCCGCGAGCTTCGCCACCGTGCTCGCCGTCGACGTGCCCGCCCGCGAGGTCGAGGTGCTCTCCAGCGGCCGTCACCTCCGCGTGGCCGCCGCGCCGTCCCTGCCCCTCGGGGCGCTGCGCCCGGGCCAGCAGGTCCGGCTCAACGAGGCGCTCGTCGCCGTGCAGCCCGGCGGCTACGAGGAGACGGGGGAGCTCGTCGCCGTCAAGGAGGTCGTCGACGACGCGCGGGTGCTCGTCGTCGCCCGCTCCGACGACGAGCGCGTGCTGCGCCTCGCCGCCCCGCTGCGCGACACCGGCATCCGGGTGGGGGACACGCTGCTCGCCGACCTGCGCAGCGGGTTCGCCCTCGAGCACGTCGAGCGCTCGGAGGTGGAGGACCTGCTCCTGGAGGAGACGCCCGACGTCGACTACGGGGACATCGGCGGCCTCGGTCCGCAGATCGAGCAGATCCGCGACGCCGTCGAGCTGCCCTTCCGGCACCCCGAGCTCTACCGCGAGCACGGCCTCAAGCCGCCCAAGGGCGTCCTGCTCTACGGACCGCCCGGGTGCGGAAAGACGCTCATCGCCAAGGCGGTGGCGACGTCCCTCGCCGGCACCGGTGAGGACGGCCGGCGCAAGGGCAGCTACTTCCTCAACATCAAGGGCCCCGAGCTCCTCAACAAGTACGTCGGGGAGACCGAGCGCCAGATCCGGGTGATCTTCGCCCGCGCCCGGGAGAAGGCCGCGCTCGGTCTGCCGGTCGTCGTCTTCTTCGACGAGATGGACTCCCTGTTCCGCACCCGCGGCACCGGCGTGTCCAGCGACGTCGAGACGACCGTCGTGCCCCAGCTGCTCGCCGAGATCGACGGTGTGGAGAAGCTCGAGAACGTCGTCATCATCGGCGCCTCGAACCGCGAGGACATGATCGACCCGGCGATCCTGCGTCCCGGCCGGCTCGACGTGAAGATCAAGATCGAGCGGCCCGACGCCGCCGGCGCCCGGGAGATCCTCGCCAAGTACCTCACCGCCGACCTGCCGATCCACCCCGAGGAGCTCGCGCGCCACGACGGCGACCCGCGCGCCGTCGTCGCCGCCATGGCCGAGGCCGTGGTCGCGCGGCTGTACTCCACGACGCACGACAACCGGTTCCTCGAGGTCACCTACGCGAGCGGGGACAAGGAGGTCCTGTACTTCAAGGACTTCGCCTCCGGGGCGATGATGGCCAACATCGTCGACCGCGCGAAGAAGGCCGCGATCAAGGACCTCATCGCCACCGGCGAGCGCGGGCTGCGCACCTCCCACCTGCTCGCCGGCTACGCCGCCGAGATGCGGGAGAACGAGGACCTGCCCTCGACGACGAACCCCGACGACTGGGCGCGCGTCGCCGGCCGCAAGGGCGAGCGGATCGTCTTCATGCGCACGCTCGGCAGCGGCGGGGGGACCGGGGAGGGCGCCGAGCCCACCCGCGTCGTCGAGACCCGCGACTACCTGTGA
- a CDS encoding ubiquitin-like protein Pup — protein MARQEQQRRSEREPEEPTPPPLPVAASAQAQSAELDDLLGEIDSVLETNAESFVKGFVQKGGQ, from the coding sequence ATGGCCCGTCAGGAGCAGCAGCGCCGGAGCGAGCGGGAGCCGGAGGAGCCCACGCCGCCGCCGTTGCCCGTAGCCGCGAGCGCGCAGGCCCAGTCCGCCGAGCTCGACGACCTCCTCGGGGAGATCGACTCCGTGCTCGAGACCAACGCCGAGTCCTTCGTCAAGGGGTTCGTGCAGAAGGGCGGGCAGTGA
- a CDS encoding VOC family protein, translated as MSLTTRVLSVSVPVADQDAALRFYTEVLGCELEADVEVWPGARLVQVRPPGSAVALVLLPPDSEIPVAVRLGTPDAAAAHAAIRAAGVRLDNEELVRMDGMTPMFSFADPDGNGLVYIEEDGG; from the coding sequence ATGAGCCTGACGACGAGGGTGCTGAGCGTGTCCGTGCCGGTGGCCGACCAGGACGCCGCGCTCCGGTTCTACACCGAGGTGCTCGGCTGTGAGCTCGAGGCCGACGTCGAGGTCTGGCCGGGCGCCCGGCTCGTCCAGGTGCGCCCGCCGGGCTCGGCGGTCGCGCTCGTCCTGCTCCCGCCGGACAGCGAGATCCCGGTGGCGGTCCGGCTGGGCACCCCGGACGCCGCGGCCGCGCACGCCGCGATCCGCGCGGCCGGGGTGCGGCTCGACAACGAGGAGCTCGTCCGGATGGACGGGATGACGCCGATGTTCTCCTTCGCCGACCCGGACGGCAACGGGCTGGTCTACATCGAGGAGGACGGCGGCTGA
- a CDS encoding tRNA (adenine-N1)-methyltransferase — translation MTSHPDAPADRPLGPAGRRGPLAVGERVQLTDPKGRLHTITLDPAATFQTHRGYLRHDEVIGRPEGIVVATTGGVEYLVLRPLLADHVLSMPRGAAVVYPKDAAQIVAMADIFPGARVVEAGVGSGALSMSLLQAVGPTGRLLSVERRADFAEIAQANARAWFGTDHPAWEVVVGDLAEVLPTAVEPGSVDRVVLDMLAPWENLQVAADALAPGGVLIAYVATTTQLSRFVEDAKDSELFTEPRAWETLLRGWHLEGLAVRPDHRMVGHTGFLVTTRRMAPGVTPPLRKRRPAKGAYPVEEEWAEDLGERTVSDKKIRRVRRDQDRAERLREEGTATRPEGDSPTQ, via the coding sequence GTGACTTCACATCCCGACGCCCCCGCCGACCGTCCGCTCGGCCCCGCGGGGCGGCGCGGCCCCCTCGCCGTCGGGGAGCGCGTCCAGCTCACCGACCCCAAGGGCCGCCTCCACACGATCACCCTCGACCCGGCCGCGACGTTCCAGACCCACCGCGGCTACCTGCGCCACGACGAGGTGATCGGCCGTCCGGAAGGGATCGTCGTCGCCACGACGGGCGGGGTGGAGTACCTCGTCCTGCGTCCGCTGCTCGCCGACCACGTCCTGTCGATGCCACGGGGTGCCGCCGTCGTCTACCCCAAGGACGCCGCCCAGATCGTCGCGATGGCCGACATCTTCCCGGGCGCGCGCGTCGTCGAGGCGGGCGTCGGGTCCGGCGCGCTGAGCATGTCGCTGCTCCAGGCCGTAGGCCCCACCGGCCGCCTGCTGTCGGTCGAGCGGCGCGCCGACTTCGCCGAGATCGCCCAGGCCAACGCCCGCGCCTGGTTCGGGACCGACCACCCGGCGTGGGAGGTCGTCGTCGGCGACCTCGCCGAGGTGCTGCCCACCGCGGTCGAGCCGGGCTCGGTCGACCGCGTCGTCCTCGACATGCTCGCGCCGTGGGAGAACCTCCAGGTCGCCGCCGACGCGCTGGCCCCGGGCGGTGTGCTCATCGCCTACGTCGCCACGACCACCCAGCTGTCCCGCTTCGTCGAGGACGCCAAGGACTCCGAGCTGTTCACCGAGCCGCGGGCGTGGGAGACGCTCCTGCGCGGCTGGCACCTCGAGGGCCTGGCGGTGCGGCCCGACCACCGGATGGTCGGGCACACCGGCTTCCTCGTGACGACCCGACGCATGGCACCGGGCGTCACCCCGCCGCTGCGCAAGCGGCGCCCGGCCAAGGGCGCCTACCCCGTCGAGGAGGAGTGGGCCGAGGACCTGGGGGAGCGGACCGTCTCGGACAAGAAGATCCGCCGGGTGCGCCGCGACCAGGACCGCGCCGAGCGCCTGCGCGAGGAAGGCACCGCGACGCGTCCCGAGGGGGACTCTCCCACCCAGTGA
- the pafA gene encoding Pup--protein ligase, with protein sequence MSLAPRIVGLETEYGITVVGARQPETGPPLGADEAARYLFRKVVEWGRSSNVFLRNGGRLYLDVGSHPEYATAECDDVRDVVVQDRAGEAILVDLAEEATARLAEEGIGGRIHLLKNNVDSAGNAFGCHENYLLRRRRDFQRTVEQLVPFFITRQILTGAGAVRETPGGATYCFSQRSEHLWDAMSSATTRSRPIINSRDEPHGDPDLYRRLHVISGDSSVAETTTLLKTGMTALLLDLVEAGGRLDDLLLADPMRAIRDISRDLTATTPVELVNGRRRSALELQEEYLERVLAHTAGMTLRPVELEVLELWERGLRALRTGDHSLIDTELDWAIKQRLIERYRAGSGAGLADVRVSRLILAYHDISPVDGLAEKLRERGLMARVASHEEIEAARTTPPQTTRAKLRGDFVAAAQEHRRDHTVDWVHLKLNDASQHTVLCKDPFASTDARVDALIAAIGA encoded by the coding sequence GTGAGCCTCGCTCCCCGCATCGTCGGGCTGGAGACCGAGTACGGCATCACCGTCGTCGGTGCCCGGCAGCCCGAGACGGGGCCGCCGCTGGGCGCCGACGAGGCCGCGCGCTACCTCTTCCGCAAGGTGGTCGAGTGGGGCCGGTCCTCCAACGTCTTCCTCCGCAACGGGGGTCGGCTCTACCTCGACGTCGGCTCCCACCCGGAGTACGCGACCGCCGAGTGCGACGACGTGCGCGACGTCGTCGTCCAGGACAGGGCGGGGGAGGCGATCCTCGTCGACCTCGCCGAGGAGGCCACCGCGCGACTGGCCGAGGAGGGCATCGGCGGGCGGATCCACCTGCTGAAGAACAACGTCGACTCCGCCGGCAACGCCTTCGGCTGCCACGAGAACTACCTGCTGCGCCGCCGCCGTGACTTCCAGCGCACGGTCGAGCAGCTCGTCCCCTTCTTCATCACGCGCCAGATCCTCACCGGCGCCGGCGCCGTGCGCGAGACCCCCGGCGGGGCCACCTACTGCTTCTCCCAGCGCTCGGAGCACCTGTGGGACGCGATGAGCTCGGCCACCACCCGCTCGCGCCCCATCATCAACTCCCGCGACGAGCCGCACGGGGACCCCGACCTCTACCGCCGGCTCCACGTCATCTCCGGGGACTCCTCCGTCGCAGAGACGACGACGCTCCTCAAGACCGGCATGACCGCGCTGCTCCTCGACCTCGTCGAGGCCGGCGGCCGGCTCGACGACCTCCTCCTCGCCGACCCGATGCGCGCCATCCGCGACATCTCCCGCGACCTCACCGCGACCACCCCCGTCGAGCTCGTCAACGGGCGCCGGCGCAGCGCGCTGGAGCTGCAGGAGGAGTACCTCGAGCGGGTGCTGGCCCACACCGCCGGGATGACACTGCGCCCCGTCGAGCTCGAGGTGCTCGAGCTGTGGGAGCGCGGCCTGCGCGCCCTGCGCACCGGGGACCACTCCCTCATCGACACCGAGCTCGACTGGGCGATCAAGCAGCGCCTCATCGAGCGCTACCGCGCCGGCAGCGGCGCCGGGCTCGCCGACGTGCGCGTGAGCCGCCTGATCCTCGCCTACCACGACATCTCGCCGGTCGACGGGCTCGCCGAGAAGCTGCGCGAGCGCGGCCTCATGGCGCGAGTGGCCTCCCACGAGGAGATCGAGGCCGCCCGCACCACCCCGCCGCAGACCACCCGCGCCAAGCTCCGGGGCGACTTCGTCGCCGCCGCGCAGGAGCACCGCCGGGACCACACCGTGGACTGGGTCCACCTCAAGCTCAACGACGCCTCGCAGCACACCGTGCTGTGCAAGGACCCGTTCGCGAGCACCGACGCGCGGGTCGACGCGCTCATCGCCGCGATCGGAGCCTGA
- a CDS encoding TIGR03085 family metal-binding protein produces MSRAKWSEPERRALAATFREVGPGAPTLCAGWRSEDLLAHLVLRETRPWVIALDMAGRPEPGHEKRQSQVARAARTPGGYAALVDDLLGTDGLRPTRRMGDAVNLVEFVVHHEDLRRAGDSPRPPRRLPPGMRDALWRQLATMGRLAARRSPVGVRLASTDGGRAVVRRGEDPVTLVGGPVELALYLMGRAERAEVEVQGSPGAVASFTAAMG; encoded by the coding sequence GTGTCACGAGCCAAGTGGAGCGAGCCGGAGCGCCGGGCCCTGGCCGCCACCTTCCGGGAGGTGGGCCCCGGCGCCCCGACGCTGTGCGCGGGGTGGCGCAGCGAGGACCTCCTCGCGCACCTCGTGCTGCGCGAGACCCGGCCGTGGGTCATCGCCCTGGACATGGCGGGCCGGCCCGAGCCGGGCCACGAGAAGCGCCAGTCCCAGGTCGCGCGCGCGGCGCGCACGCCGGGTGGCTACGCCGCCCTCGTCGACGACCTCCTCGGCACCGACGGGCTGCGCCCCACCCGGCGGATGGGCGACGCCGTCAACCTCGTCGAGTTCGTCGTCCACCACGAGGACCTGCGACGCGCCGGGGACTCCCCGCGCCCGCCCCGCCGGCTGCCGCCGGGGATGCGTGACGCCCTGTGGCGCCAGCTCGCGACCATGGGCCGGCTGGCGGCGCGCCGTTCCCCGGTCGGTGTACGGCTCGCGAGCACCGACGGTGGCCGCGCCGTCGTGCGGCGGGGCGAGGACCCGGTGACGCTGGTCGGCGGGCCGGTCGAGCTCGCCCTGTACCTCATGGGACGCGCCGAGCGGGCGGAGGTCGAGGTCCAGGGCTCCCCCGGCGCCGTCGCCTCCTTCACCGCGGCGATGGGCTGA
- a CDS encoding FKBP-type peptidyl-prolyl cis-trans isomerase encodes MSRPRRALATALLAVLALAGCSSPEETPTEEPSAISVSGAFGRTPVVSFEAPLELTEEESEVLIEGEGRELEAGGPALLALSAYDGETGEAVPDRGAGEARTLLLTPEEVGEDVYPLLLGAREGSRLLVTQPVAGEDGIERMLVLVVDVLPTVAQGEELAQREDLPTVTESDDGVTITLPDGDPPSTLEVETLIRGTGRQVAPGEAVTIQYQAVTWPGGEIYDSTWADGKVPRTVLVDDTFAGLRDGLVDQTVGSRVLVVVPPALGNGSQTLVFVVDILAATPVEEAATPEEGQSPQQTTPAG; translated from the coding sequence GTGTCCCGCCCCCGCCGTGCCCTCGCCACCGCGCTCCTCGCCGTGCTCGCCCTCGCCGGCTGCTCCTCGCCCGAGGAGACGCCCACCGAGGAGCCGTCGGCCATCTCCGTCTCCGGCGCCTTCGGCCGGACCCCCGTGGTGAGCTTCGAGGCACCCCTCGAGCTCACCGAGGAGGAGAGCGAGGTGCTCATCGAGGGGGAGGGGCGCGAGCTCGAGGCCGGCGGCCCGGCCCTCCTCGCGCTGTCCGCCTACGACGGCGAGACCGGCGAGGCGGTGCCCGACCGCGGCGCCGGTGAGGCCCGCACGCTCCTGCTCACCCCCGAGGAGGTCGGCGAGGACGTCTACCCGCTGCTCCTCGGCGCCCGGGAGGGCAGCCGGCTGCTCGTCACCCAGCCGGTGGCCGGGGAGGACGGCATCGAGCGGATGCTCGTGCTCGTCGTCGACGTCCTGCCGACCGTGGCCCAGGGCGAGGAGCTCGCCCAGCGCGAGGACCTGCCGACCGTCACCGAGAGCGACGACGGCGTCACCATCACGCTGCCCGACGGCGACCCGCCCTCGACCCTCGAGGTCGAGACGCTCATCCGCGGCACCGGGCGTCAGGTGGCCCCGGGCGAGGCGGTGACCATCCAGTACCAGGCGGTGACCTGGCCGGGTGGCGAGATCTACGACTCCACCTGGGCCGACGGGAAGGTCCCGCGCACCGTCCTCGTCGACGACACGTTCGCCGGCCTGCGTGACGGCCTCGTGGACCAGACGGTGGGCTCGCGCGTCCTCGTCGTCGTGCCCCCGGCGCTCGGCAACGGCAGCCAGACCCTCGTCTTCGTCGTCGACATCCTCGCCGCCACCCCCGTCGAGGAGGCGGCCACGCCGGAGGAGGGCCAGAGCCCCCAGCAGACGACGCCGGCCGGCTAG
- a CDS encoding DUF2277 domain-containing protein: MCRNIHTLYNFAPPATSEEVQAAALQYVRKVAGMTKPSQANQEAFDAAVAQVAHATQHLLDALVTTAPAKDRKTEAAKARERARQRYDAQYA, encoded by the coding sequence ATGTGCCGCAACATCCACACCCTGTACAACTTCGCGCCGCCGGCGACCTCCGAGGAGGTCCAGGCCGCCGCCCTGCAGTACGTGCGCAAGGTGGCCGGCATGACCAAGCCCTCCCAGGCCAACCAGGAGGCGTTCGACGCCGCGGTCGCCCAGGTCGCCCACGCCACCCAGCACCTGCTCGACGCCCTCGTCACCACCGCTCCCGCGAAGGACCGGAAGACCGAGGCAGCCAAGGCACGCGAGCGCGCCCGGCAGCGGTACGACGCCCAGTACGCCTGA
- a CDS encoding ATP-binding protein, with protein MRLLVIFGPPAVGKMTVGRAVVERSTFRMLHNHAIIEPLLDVFDYGTPPFTRLLGESRVRVVEEAVGAGIDLLLTFVWGLDLQSDLEEISEYVRPYVERGADVAFVELAADLDTRLRRNRTELRLAEKRSKRDLEWSDANVREMERLVMNTGTRTDLPGVLLLARHPHLRIETDDLDAQETADRILTWLDGLAAGGSAGD; from the coding sequence ATGCGTCTCCTCGTGATCTTCGGACCCCCGGCCGTGGGGAAGATGACCGTCGGCCGCGCGGTCGTCGAGCGGAGCACCTTCCGCATGCTCCACAACCACGCGATCATCGAGCCGCTGCTCGACGTGTTCGACTACGGCACGCCGCCGTTCACCCGCCTCCTCGGTGAGTCGCGGGTGCGCGTCGTCGAGGAGGCCGTCGGCGCCGGGATCGACCTGCTGCTCACGTTCGTCTGGGGCTTGGACCTGCAGTCCGACCTCGAGGAGATCAGCGAGTACGTCCGCCCCTACGTCGAGCGGGGCGCGGACGTGGCGTTCGTCGAGCTCGCGGCGGACCTCGACACGCGCCTGCGACGCAACCGGACGGAGCTGCGGCTCGCCGAGAAGAGGTCGAAGCGTGACCTCGAGTGGTCCGACGCGAACGTCCGGGAGATGGAGCGGCTCGTCATGAACACCGGCACCCGGACCGACCTGCCCGGAGTCCTCCTGCTGGCCCGGCACCCGCACCTACGGATCGAGACCGACGACCTCGACGCGCAGGAGACGGCGGACCGGATCCTCACCTGGCTGGACGGGCTCGCGGCCGGGGGCAGCGCCGGCGACTGA